One Vigna unguiculata cultivar IT97K-499-35 chromosome 7, ASM411807v1, whole genome shotgun sequence genomic region harbors:
- the LOC114192827 gene encoding transcription termination factor MTERF6, chloroplastic/mitochondrial has protein sequence MEITSSNNSCSSMMWFFKNKGFDDNSVQGIFRRCRRLEDVHQERASENWEYLRSIGIEERKLPSIVSKCPKILALDLYDKIMPTVECLRTLGTKPREVATAIAKFPHILSNSVEEKLCPLLAFFQSLGIPEKHIGKMILLNPRLISYSIETKLTEIVNFLTSLGLNKDGMIGKVIVKDPYIMGYSVEKRLRPTSQFLKSIGLSEQDLQAVAMNFPAILSRDVNKLLVPNHTYLMRRGFQDRQIVALVVGFPPILIKSIQNSLEPRFKFLVDVMGRQVDEVVDYPSFFHHGLKRRIEPRYKLLKERNINCSLSEMLDCNKKKFFMKFGLLEGQALSN, from the coding sequence ATGGAGATCACGAGCAGCAATAACAGCTGCAGCAGCATGATGtggtttttcaaaaataaaggGTTTGATGACAACAGTGTGCAAGGAATTTTCCGACGGTGTAGGCGCCTTGAGGATGTGCATCAGGAAAGAGCGAGTGAGAATTGGGAGTATTTGAGAAGCATTGGCATTGAAGAAAGGAAGTTGCCCTCAATTGTTTCAAAATGCCCCAAGATTCTTGCACTGGATCTTTATGACAAGATTATGCCCACGGTTGAGTGTCTAAGGACTCTGGGAACAAAACCACGTGAGGTTGCTACTGCCATAGCCAAGTTCCCTCACATACTTTCAAACAGTGTGGAAGAGAAGCTTTGTCCCCTTTTGGCCTTCTTTCAGTCTTTGGGTATCCCTGAAAAGCATATTGGGAAAATGATACTGCTCAATCCTAGGCTTATAAGCTACAGCATTGAAACAAAGTTGACTGAAATTGTGAACTTTCTTACTAGCCTTGGTCTCAATAAAGATGGAATGATTGGAAAAGTTATAGTCAAGGACCCCTATATTATGGGTTATAGTGTTGAGAAAAGACTCCGCCCTACTTCACAGTTCCTCAAGTCAATAGGTCTGAGTGAGCAGGATCTTCAAGCAGTGGCTATGAACTTCCCAGCAATCTTGAGTAGAGATGTGAACAAGCTTTTGGTACCCAATCATACGTATCTAATGAGACGAGGATTTCAAGACAGACAGATAGTTGCTTTGGTGGTTGGTTTTCCTCCAATCTTGATCAAGAGCATTCAGAATTCATTAGAACCAAGGTTCAAATTTTTAGTGGATGTCATGGGAAGACAAGTTGATGAAGTTGTTGATTATCCTAGTTTCTTTCATCATGGCCTCAAGAGAAGAATAGAGCCACGGTACAAACTTCTAAAGGAGAGGAATATAAATTGTAGCTTGAGTGAAATGTTGGATTGCAACAAGAAGAAGTTCTTCATGAAGTTTGGTTTGTTAGAAGGACAAGCCTTGAGTAACTAG